A section of the Cryobacterium soli genome encodes:
- a CDS encoding alpha/beta hydrolase, translating to MLFEAAALVTASLALAGVGGTAAVPEYSAFGASALGSSALRSSEFGASDLGVQEALAARLSDHQGDVGSAPLWAQLEVQSATSVDIDLTTLRSMTGPNLLVGMSQLPLADLSTFAADFPTHIDALLAAPPQAAVVTAWWTMLDSSQRATLTAATPQLVGNLDGVPLAQRSRANESFLRDSLTEAERALDGVLSADERSRLSSRVAMLTQVAEALHASEDGPKRSLVLLDTRGSGRAAIALGNPDTADYIGYLVPGMNYQVEPQIVNWTTVADDLYREQADVLADSVAERVTPEPTAVTASVRLGVASAAASVAPLAAAAASPTIATIAWIGYEAPDLFSVGGLDRAEAGADFLETSWAGVRATRGGDQPFVSVFAHSYGSTVALLALANGSVEVDALVVVGSPGSAIQSAAKLKVTGDNVFVGKADWDPAVNSAFFGSDPGAASYGARVLGVRGGTDARTGATLAGSLGHNDYFTPGTESLHNMALIGTDNAELATDDIE from the coding sequence GTGCTGTTCGAGGCCGCTGCACTGGTCACTGCCTCGCTCGCCCTTGCCGGGGTGGGCGGGACGGCCGCCGTGCCCGAATACTCCGCGTTCGGCGCCTCCGCACTCGGGTCGTCAGCACTCCGTTCGTCCGAGTTCGGTGCCTCCGACCTCGGCGTCCAGGAGGCCCTCGCCGCACGCCTCTCGGACCATCAAGGCGACGTGGGCTCGGCGCCGTTATGGGCCCAACTCGAGGTGCAGTCCGCCACGTCGGTCGACATCGACCTGACCACCCTGCGCTCGATGACGGGGCCGAACCTGCTCGTCGGCATGTCCCAGTTGCCCCTCGCCGACCTGTCCACCTTCGCGGCCGACTTCCCCACCCACATCGATGCGCTCCTGGCCGCCCCGCCGCAGGCCGCTGTCGTCACGGCATGGTGGACCATGCTGGACTCCAGCCAGCGGGCCACCCTCACTGCCGCGACGCCGCAGTTGGTCGGCAACCTCGACGGCGTGCCCCTCGCGCAACGCAGCCGGGCGAACGAGAGCTTCCTCCGCGACTCGCTGACCGAAGCAGAACGCGCCCTGGACGGCGTCCTGTCCGCAGACGAACGCAGCCGCCTGTCCAGCCGGGTGGCCATGCTCACCCAGGTGGCCGAGGCGCTGCACGCCAGCGAGGACGGGCCCAAGCGCAGCCTGGTCCTGCTCGACACCAGGGGATCCGGCCGGGCCGCCATCGCCTTGGGCAACCCCGACACGGCTGACTACATCGGCTATCTCGTGCCCGGCATGAACTATCAGGTGGAACCCCAGATCGTGAACTGGACCACCGTGGCAGACGACCTCTACCGCGAGCAGGCGGATGTGCTGGCCGACAGCGTGGCCGAGCGTGTCACCCCGGAGCCCACCGCCGTGACGGCATCGGTGCGCCTCGGCGTCGCATCCGCCGCCGCATCCGTCGCCCCTCTCGCCGCGGCGGCCGCCTCGCCCACGATCGCCACGATCGCGTGGATCGGCTACGAGGCGCCCGACCTGTTCTCCGTCGGCGGCCTGGACCGGGCCGAGGCCGGTGCCGACTTCCTCGAAACCTCCTGGGCGGGTGTGCGCGCCACCCGCGGGGGCGATCAGCCGTTCGTATCGGTGTTCGCGCACTCGTACGGGTCGACGGTGGCCCTCCTGGCCCTGGCCAACGGCTCGGTCGAGGTGGACGCCCTCGTCGTGGTCGGCTCCCCGGGCAGCGCGATCCAGTCCGCGGCCAAGCTCAAGGTGACCGGCGACAACGTCTTCGTCGGCAAGGCCGACTGGGACCCGGCCGTGAACTCGGCATTCTTCGGCAGCGACCCCGGGGCCGCGTCCTACGGCGCCCGGGTGCTCGGTGTACGCGGCGGCACGGACGCTCGCACCGGTGCGACGCTCGCCGGATCGCTCGGCCACAACGACTATTTCACGCCCGGCACCGAGTCACTGCACAACATGGCATTGATCGGCACGGACAACGCGGAACTGGCCACCGACGACATTGAATAG
- the gatC gene encoding Asp-tRNA(Asn)/Glu-tRNA(Gln) amidotransferase subunit GatC has product MSEITAEQVAHLANLARIDLSSAEIDRLTIELGQIVDSVAKVAQVATPDVPATSHPMPLTNVFRDDVVVPSLTVDQALSGAPDRAGDKFRVPAILDEE; this is encoded by the coding sequence ATGTCTGAAATCACGGCCGAGCAGGTGGCCCATCTGGCCAACCTCGCCCGGATCGACCTCAGCTCGGCCGAAATCGATCGCCTGACGATCGAACTCGGTCAGATCGTCGACTCCGTCGCCAAGGTCGCCCAGGTCGCCACGCCCGACGTGCCGGCGACCAGCCACCCGATGCCCCTGACGAACGTCTTCCGCGACGACGTCGTGGTGCCCTCGCTCACGGTCGACCAGGCGCTGTCCGGAGCCCCCGACCGTGCCGGCGACAAGTTCCGCGTGCCCGCGATCCTGGACGAGGAGTAA
- the gatA gene encoding Asp-tRNA(Asn)/Glu-tRNA(Gln) amidotransferase subunit GatA, producing MTNLINQTAATLAGLLADGSVSSVDVTRAHLDHIDAVEPDVHAFLHVARDAALATAARVDARRAAGEKLGPLAGVPIAIKDVLATLDMPSTAGSKILEGWIPPYDATVVKRIRDADLIPLGKTNMDEFAMGSSTEHSAYGPTHNPWDLDRIPGGSGGGSAAAVAAFEAPLALGSDTGGSIRQPAAVTGSVGVKPTYGGVSRYGAIALASSLDQVGPVTRTVLDAALLHDVIGGHDPLDSTSLTDAWPSMTAAAQAGLKDGALKGVRVGVIKELNGAGFQAGVKQRFEETLALLSAAGAIVSEVSAPNFEYAVSAYYLILPAEASSNLARFDSVRFGIRVNPEDGPLTSERVMAATRDAGFGDEVKRRIILGTYALSAGYYDAYYGSAQKVRTLIQRDFAAAFDQVDLLVSPTAPTTAFKFGEKMDDPMAMYLNDITTIPANLAGIPGMSLPMGLAPEDGLPVGLQVMAPARADARLYTFGAAVEQLLEAHWGHTLLSQAPQLAHTEMFATEGGAV from the coding sequence GTGACCAACCTCATCAACCAGACTGCCGCGACCCTGGCCGGCCTGCTCGCCGACGGCTCGGTCAGCTCCGTCGACGTCACCCGCGCGCACCTCGACCACATCGACGCCGTCGAACCCGATGTGCACGCGTTCCTGCACGTGGCCCGCGACGCCGCCCTGGCCACCGCCGCCCGGGTGGATGCCCGCCGTGCCGCCGGCGAGAAGCTCGGCCCCCTGGCCGGCGTGCCCATCGCCATCAAGGACGTTCTCGCCACCCTCGACATGCCCTCCACAGCCGGATCGAAGATCCTCGAGGGCTGGATCCCGCCGTACGACGCCACTGTCGTCAAGCGCATCCGCGACGCCGACCTCATTCCCCTGGGCAAGACCAACATGGACGAGTTCGCGATGGGCTCCTCCACCGAACACTCCGCCTACGGCCCCACCCACAACCCCTGGGACCTCGACCGGATCCCCGGCGGCTCCGGCGGTGGCTCCGCGGCCGCCGTCGCCGCTTTCGAGGCTCCGCTGGCGCTCGGCAGCGACACCGGCGGGTCTATCCGCCAGCCCGCCGCCGTCACCGGATCCGTCGGCGTCAAGCCCACCTACGGCGGCGTCTCCCGCTACGGCGCGATCGCCCTGGCCTCCTCGCTCGATCAGGTCGGCCCCGTCACCCGCACGGTGCTCGACGCCGCCTTGCTGCACGACGTGATCGGCGGTCACGACCCGCTCGACTCCACCTCCCTCACGGATGCCTGGCCGTCCATGACCGCCGCGGCCCAGGCCGGCCTGAAGGACGGCGCGCTGAAGGGCGTGCGCGTCGGCGTGATCAAGGAACTGAATGGCGCCGGCTTCCAGGCCGGCGTCAAGCAGCGCTTCGAGGAGACCCTGGCGCTGCTCTCCGCCGCCGGCGCCATCGTCAGCGAGGTGAGCGCCCCGAACTTCGAGTACGCGGTCTCGGCCTACTACCTGATCCTGCCGGCCGAGGCGTCCAGCAACCTGGCCCGCTTCGACTCGGTGCGCTTCGGCATCCGCGTCAACCCCGAGGACGGCCCGCTCACCAGCGAGCGCGTCATGGCCGCCACCCGCGACGCCGGTTTCGGCGACGAGGTCAAGCGCCGCATCATCCTGGGTACCTACGCGCTCAGCGCGGGCTACTACGACGCCTACTACGGCAGCGCCCAGAAGGTGCGCACGCTCATCCAGCGCGACTTCGCCGCGGCGTTCGACCAGGTCGACCTGCTCGTCTCACCGACCGCGCCGACCACGGCATTCAAGTTCGGCGAGAAGATGGACGACCCGATGGCGATGTACCTCAACGACATCACCACCATCCCGGCCAACCTCGCCGGCATCCCCGGCATGAGCCTGCCGATGGGCCTCGCGCCCGAAGACGGCCTGCCCGTCGGCCTGCAGGTGATGGCCCCCGCTCGCGCGGACGCCCGCCTGTACACGTTCGGCGCCGCCGTCGAGCAGCTGCTCGAGGCGCACTGGGGGCACACCCTGCTCAGCCAGGCACCCCAGCTGGCCCACACC